In one Rhopalosiphum padi isolate XX-2018 chromosome 3, ASM2088224v1, whole genome shotgun sequence genomic region, the following are encoded:
- the LOC132928064 gene encoding uncharacterized protein LOC132928064 translates to MAQVKECIQKAYECSKVRDTVVPKSCLRKPSKLNCRCKSIETCKTLKNEYKYVQPCRPDLCIPASQTHLSDARFTDDSIYSRSFYQHDVCRAKPVVHPDHIVMAGEFQDETVHKLSYPVQCAPVVQKITPKDHCLTGTGPMRLITTQQHDYYGPCDGGRRKNIIPSGNLIRSECPMAGLTTTNLSYQPVCAGPMENYKPHACYTVPAEGMDMNTVQRCSYKLVEPKEKLPTPWAEKVEYCKPEDAVECCTVYNYSYKEPGVYMLDDGCGNTLDIVAESNLENCCPPTCLADNVDNEFKSQFIKAHQFDD, encoded by the exons ATGGCGCAAGTAAAAGAATGTATACAAAAAGCATAcgaa TGTTCAAAAGTACGTGATACTGTTGTTCCGAAAAGCTGTTTGCGCAAACCATCCAAGCTTAATTGCAGATGTAAAAGTATCGAAACTTGTAAAACattaaag AATGAATATAAATACGTCCAGCCATGTCGTCCAGATCTGTGTATACCTGCCTcg CAAACACACTTAAGCGATGCGCGTTTTACGGACGACTCCATCTACAGTCGTTCATTCTACCAACATGACGTTTGTCGTGCCAAACCTGTCGTACACCCTGATCATATAGTAATGGCCGGTGAATTTCAGGATGAAACAGTGCACAAG CTAAGTTACCCAGTACAATGTGCGCCAGTAGTGCAAAAAATCACACCTAAAGACCACTGTTTGACGGGCACGGGACCCATGCGGCTGATAACTACTCAACAACATGATTACTACGGGCCGTGTGATGGCGGGCGCCGGAAGAACATTATACCGTCAGGCAACCTTATTCGGTCTGAATGTCCGATGGCTGGGTTGACTACTACCAACTTATCGTACCAACCGGTGTGCGCAGGGCCGATGGAGAATTACAAACCACACGCTTG CTATACCGTTCCCGCGGAAGGAATGGATATGAATACCGTACAAAGATGCAGCTACAAACTAGTCGAACCGAAGGAAAAACTCCCTACTCCGTGGGCAGAAAAAGTAGAATATTGTAAGCCGGAAGACGCAGTAGAATGCTGTACGGTGTACAACTATAG TTACAAAGAACCGGGTGTATACATGTTGGATGATGGGTGTGGAAACACACTTGACATTGTCGCAGAAAGTAATTTAG AAAACTGTTGTCCACCTACTTGTCTGGCTGATAATGTggataatgaatttaaatcacAATTCATCAAGGCTCATCAGTTTGATGATTAA